The DNA sequence TTTGGCGCCGCGCCCAGTCCGGCCAGCACGCACCTTCTCGAGGAACTGACGTCGCTGAGCCTGGCCGCAGCGAGAAAGCCGGTGCGGCCCCGCCCCCGCCTTCAGCGATGATGTGGCGCGTCGGCCTTAACCACCCGCCTGGACCGCATGTGGCTCACGTGTTGCCGGTCATCACGTTCGGAGCCGAGAACGGTACTCGCCCGGGGGTATTCCTCTGGCACGTCGGAAAGCGCGGCTGAAAGCGTGCGGGGTGGCATAGCCGACCGCGCCGGAGATCGACTCGACCGGCTCGTCGGTGTCGCGGAGCCGGCCGGACGCCAGATCCATGCGCCACGGCGTCACAGATCCCCGTCAGGTCTTCCAGGGCGATACCGGCCGAGGTGCGTTCAGCCTCGGTCACGATCTGCTTGGCGATGACGTGGTTGGTGTTCGCAACGTGGCGCGCTTCCCTGCGCCGCCGCGTCTTCAGCCGGCGTTTCGCCGATGTCGTCTTCTTGGCCTGGAGTTCGGCCCGCAGGGCGGCCTGGCGCTTGCGGTGGCGGTTCAGGCCCCGCCCGGCCGCCCGGTAGCCGGTGGAGGTGGTCGCGATGTTGGCGATGCCCAGATCCACACCGATGAACCCCTCCGGCGAATACTGCTCGGCCTCGGCCACCTCGCAGGTGGCCATCAGGTAGAACACGCCGCCGCGTTCGACCAGATCCGAATCGCCCTGCCGGTGCTCTACCAACATCTTGAGCGCCTCCGGTGCGCAGGCGAAGCCCACGTTCTTCAACCGGCCCGCGGTGGTCCAGACGGAGACGGTCCGCTGGTCGTAGCGCCAGCTCAAACACCGGTCGTCGAAGGGGTGGGGCGGCCTCGGGCCGGAAGGCGACCGGCGCGGACTCGGCCTTTTGGCGGCGCTTCGAACCGGGTCTGCCGAGGTGGCCGGCCCGGATATCGGCCGCCAGCGTCGTGTAGGCGTCGCGGACCTTCTTGATGGTGTGCTGGGCCGCCTGGGCGCCCAGACCTTGGGAGCGCAGGCCGGCGTAGGTGTGCTTGCGCAGCTCGTACTCACGCGGCACACCGAGCTCGAAGGCCACCGCCCAGACCCGGTTGGCGGCCTCGTTGAGGGTGCGCAGGGTCGCTGACAGCGCGGACGCCTGTGCGGCATCGGGCACCAGTTTGACCTGCACGACGAGCTTCACAGCGGCGATCCTACGATCACCGCCGCCCCGATAGGGGCCGAACGCCGAAATCCGCAGGCGTGCTCGTATTCGGGGCAGGGCCGTGATGAGAAGCGATTCCTCCCGGCTCTGCAGAGCCGGGGCTCCTCGCTAGAATCAGCTGAACCCCGCCCCGTGCGGGAGCACGACGGCGGGCGCGTCGAAGGCGTCGAAGTCGATGTTCTCGCTGGGGCACCGGCCTTCAGGGGCCGGTCGGGGAGGAGCTTTCGCGGCCCAACCGCAGGCTGATCACGGCCGTGAGTGTGAAGACCCCGGTCTGGTACAGCATCGCGTGCCAGAATGCGCCGCCGGAGTCCGCGGCGGGCGCGAGGTAGGCGAGGGATGCCAGCGTGATGCCGATGGACCCGCCGAGCTGCTGCGCGGTGGGCAGCAGCCCGGAGAGCGACCCGGTTGTCTCCGCGCTCGTGCGCGCCAGCACCAGGGAGAACACCGAGGCGGTGAAGACTCCGAATGCCGCGCCGCCCGCAGCCAGCAGCGGCGCCGCCCCGAGGGCCGACGCGGTGCCGAGCAGAGGGGCGAGACCGGCCATGACCGCCGCCAGCACCAGCGCCGACGCCGTCAGCAGCCGCGAGCCGTGGCGACGGGCCAGGACCGGGGCGCACCGGCTGCCGACGACGGCCGCGGCGGCGAAGGGCGTCGACAGTGCGGCGGCCGCCAGTGCGGAATAGCCCGCGGCCTGCTGGAGGTGCAGGAGCAGCAGGAAGGTGAACGACGGCACCCCGGCGTTGAAGACGAAGACCAGCAGGATGCCCGATCGCGCGGTCCGCGCGCGCAGGGCGGCGGGATGGATCAGCGGGGCCGCGCCGCGGCGCTGCGACGCGGCGAAGCACGCCAGCACCAACGCGCTGCCGCCGAGGCTGACCAGGGTCCACGGCGGCCATCCCGCGTTCGGACCGAGAGCGAGCGGGAGGATCAGCATCCCGAACCCGGCCGTAGCGAGTATCGCGCCGACCGCGTCGATCCGCAGCCCAGGGGCCGGACGCGACCGCGGCAGCGCCCGTGCCCCCGCCAGCGCTGCCAGCGCCACCGGAACGTTCGCCAGAAAGACCGTCCGCCAGCCCAGCCCCAGCAGGTCCGCGCCGAGCAGCAGCCCGCCCAGCAGTGGGCCGGCGAGTGAGGCGACCCCCATCGTCGCCCCGTACAGACCCAGCGCGTGGGCCCGCCGACCGGTGGGAACGGCCGTCTGGATGATGGAGAGGACCTGGGGGGCGACGAGCCCGCTGCCCGCGCCCTGCACGAGGCGAGCCGCGATCAGCGCGGCCGCTGTAGGCGCGAACGCGCACGCTGCGGAGGCGAGCGCGAAGACGGCCGTGCCGACGGCGAACAGGCGGCGGTAGCCGTAGCGGTCGCCGAGCCGCGCGGCGGTGATCAGCAGGCACGCGTAGGTGAGGGTGTAGCCGGCGAGCAAGAGTTGCACCTCGCCCGGCCCGGCGTCCAGACCGCGCTGGATCGCCGGGGCGGCCACCTGCGCGATCGTCACGCTGAGCAGCTGCACGAAGGTGGCACCGAGCACGACGGGCAGCACGAGCTTCGATTCGGCGGAACCGGCGGCCCGGGGTGCCGGCGGGCGTGCGGCGTTCACGCGGACCGGTCGGCGGTGAGCGCCGCGGCCAACTCGCCGGGGCGCGCGGCGAACGGGCTGTGGCTTCCCGCAAGCGTCCGGACCGCGAACGGGTTGGCGGGGAACCCGGCGTCGGCCTCGGCGATCATCAGGTCCTGGGTTTCGGTCGGCAGCGACCGGTCGCCGGCGCAGCGCAGGAACGTGCGCGGGATGCGTCCCCAGCCCTGGGGCGTCAGGGTGACCGGGCTCGACGGGATGGCCATGGGCAGGTCGGGGCTCAGGGTCGTCCGCCACCGGTCGAAGCGGTCGGCGGGCATGTCGTGGTAATGGGTCCGGCGCAGCTCCGCGACGTAGGCGGGGTCGGTGGAGACGGGGTTGATCCGCACGGCGCCGACTTCGTCGGGGTCGGCGACCGGCAGGCCGCCGCCGAGTGCGCCGGCGTTTTCGGGCGCGGACAGGTAGTCGTAGAAGCGAGGGCGCCCGGCCGGGACGAACGCGGACAGGTAGACGATGCGGTCGACCAGTTCGGGGGCGCGTTCCGCGGCGAGGGACGCGGGCCCGCCCCCGGCGCTGTGGGCGACCAGGACGACGGTGCGAGCGCGCCCGCGCACCGGCCGCAGCGTCTCCAGCACCGTGTCGGCGCACTCGTCCATCGACACCCCGGCCGCCTGTGATCTCTCCGTGCGCATTCCCGGTTGATTCGCGGCGAAGTAGCCGCTGGGCAGTGGGGCGGCGAACCCGTGGCCGGGCAGGTCGAGGGCGACGCTGGGCGCGCCGAGTGCGGCGAGCGAGCGCTGTGCGGGTCCCCAGTGGGCGGCGCCGTGCCAGGCGCCGTGGACGAGAACGAACAGCGTATCCATCGGTGCGGCTGTGGAAGGCATGCCCGTATTCCACTGGCGATGGCGTCGGCTATGTACGTGTATATCTACCTGTGCGGCGAACGATATCTTAGAGGTATCGCTGGAGGAGGGGAGTCGCCATGGAGGCGCGGCACCTGCGCTACGCGGTGGCGCTCGCCGACCACCGGAGTTTCCGCCGCGCCGCGGCGACCGTCGGGATCGCGCAGCCGCCGCTGTCCAAGCAGATCGCGGCGCTGGAACGCGAGGTCGGCGCCCGGCTGTTCGACCGCACCGCGCGGGGCGTCGTCCCCACGGCCGCGGGCGAGGCGTTCATCGCCAGGGCGCGCCGGTCGCTGGCCGAGGCGTCGGCCGCCGCGATCGACGCCGCGCGTGCGGACCGCGGCGAGACGGGGCGGCTGAGCCTGGGGTTCGTCGCCTCCGCGCTGCTGGACCCGCTGCCCGCCGTGTTGAGCCGGTTCGGGACGCAGCGACCCGACGTGCGCCTGGTGCTGCACGAGATGGCGACGAGCCGGAGCACCGCCGCACTGGTCACGGGCGAATTGGACGTGGCCGTCGGGCTGGGGCCGCCGCGCGGAACGGGTGCGGAGTCGCTGGTTTCGGTCACCATCGGCCGCGATCACCTGGTGGCCGTGGTGGCGCGCACCCACGCCTACGCGGGGCAGCGGACGGTCGCGCCGGAGCAGTTGCGGAATCAGCAGCTCATCGTCGCGCCGGGCGAGGACGAGCCGGCCATCGCCATCGGGCTGCGCCGGCTGCTCGGCCCCGATTCCTGGACGCTGGAAGCCGCCACGGTCGCCAGGGATGTCCACACCATCGCCGGCCTGGCGGCGTGCGGAGTCGGCGTGGGCCTGGGCCCCTCGCGCATGCGGCTGAACGCGCGGCCGGACGTCTGGATGTGCGACGTGTCGCCGCGTACCCGGCTGCCCGACCTGACCCTGTCGTTCCGCGCCGACGACCGCTCCCGCGTGCTGGAGGCGTTCTTGGACACGATCCGGGCCGACTGCCCGGACGTCGGCGACGCCCTCGACCGGCGGCTGGACCACAGCGCTCCGTCCGACCGCGAGCCGCCCCTGCGTGAAGCCGGACCCGGGAAGGATCGCTGAGCGCAGCGGCGCCGACGCGCTGTCAGCAGGCGCGGCCGGCGGCCGGGCCGCTAGGCGACCGCTTTGGCGAACGAACGGAGATTCAGGTGCAGCGGGGCGAGCAGCTGATGAGCAGACGGCAGCCAGCGAGCGCGTCGCGGCCACACAGCACCCGATAGGTCGCCTGTGTGCCTGCGCACGCGGGGGACGGCACGCGTCGGGCGCGCCTGCGGGCCGGTGTCACGACCTGACGGCAGTGACGGCCTCGTCCCAAAGGTCTTCCAGCGAAACGGTGCCGTTGCGCTGTACCCATGCCTCGGTGGCGACGTCGAGGCAGGTCAGGGCGGTGGCGATGATCGCGGCGGCGTGGTGGGTGGCGCGCTTTTCGTCGATGTCGGCCGCGGCGCGCAATCGTCGGGTGAGTTCGGGCACGAGCATGTCCTGCCAAGCGAGGTGCTTTTCCAGGTGGCGTGCGCGCAGGGATGGCGCCTGGAACAGCATCCGGGCGATGCGCAGGTCTACCTCGGTGCCGGCCCAAGCTTCGTCGCGCAGCGCCAGAAGCGAGGCACGGACCGCGATCCAGGGTTCTTCCTCGGGAGGGCGCTCGGCCAGTGCGGAACGGACGCGGTGTCCTCGGTCGATCAGGCCGCCCAGGACGACGTCCTCTTTGGTGGCGAAGTAGCGGAAGAACGAACGCCGGGAGATCCCGGCAGCCTCGGCGATCTGATCGACGGTGGTCTCCTCGAAGCCGTGCTCGAGGAAGAGGGACATGCCGGTCTCGGCGATCTCCCGGTGGATCGCACGGCGTGTGCGTTCTCGCAGACGGGGCTTGGCTTCTCCACTGTTCACGGGCTCAGCCTATAAGAAGAAGTCGCTTAGTGCCGTTTGTGGCACTCGGTGACAAGTTGGCATAAGGTGCTGCCATGACTATCGATCATTCCTCCCAGACCACGCTCATCACCGGCGCCAGCTCCGGGATCGGGGCCGATCTGGCCCGCCGACTCGCCGAACGCGGGACCGCCCTGGTCCTCGTTGCACGCCGCGTCGAACGACTGGAGGCTGTGGCTGCCGAACTCCGCGGGGCGCACGGCGTTCAGGTCGAAACCGTGTCCGCCGACCTCGGTCGTCCCGGAACGGGCCGGGACCTGGCCGCCGAGATGGACCGCCGAGGCATCCGCGTAACCAGCTTGATCAACAATGCGGGGATAGGTGCGGACGGAGCCTTCGCCGATCAGGACCCGGACGAACTCGAAACGCTGCTCGCACTCAACGTCACCGCCCTTGTGGACATCACCCGAGCGTTCATCGATCGGCTGAACCGGGCGGAGGGCGGATACCTGGTGAACATCGCGAGCGCGGCGGCTTATGGCCCGATCCCGGGCATGGCCGTCTACGCGGCGAGCAAGGCGTTCGTGCTGAACTTCACCGAGGCGCTGTGGTGGGAGACGCGCGGGAGCGGGCTGCGCACCATGGCGTTCTCGCCGGGTCTCACCCGCTCGGAGTTCTTCCAGAGGATCGGCACGGAAGGCTACGGCAGCGATTTCCAGACCCCGGACGAGGTCGCGCGGGCGTTGGTACGTGCCCTCGATCGGAGCAGGTCCGTACCGAGCACGGTTTCACGCGCGAGCACCGCCGTTTCCGCAGGGCTGGCACGGCTCTTCAACCGGAAGACCACTGTTCTGGTCACGGCGCGGCTGGCGGGGTCGGCCGGTCTGATGAGTAAGCGGCGTCCCGTCGGAACGTGAGCGGGTAGGCCGAAGCACGCGCCGAGACCGCTCGCGCCGCTGAAGGCTGACGGTGCCCTCCCGGCTTCGGAGGCTGGGATTTCCCACGCGCCATCACACCCGCCGGCCTCCGCCGCGTCGCAGGTGTCCCGGGCCGCGCGGCGGAGTGGTCCGTTCC is a window from the Streptomonospora litoralis genome containing:
- a CDS encoding MFS transporter, with amino-acid sequence MLPVVLGATFVQLLSVTIAQVAAPAIQRGLDAGPGEVQLLLAGYTLTYACLLITAARLGDRYGYRRLFAVGTAVFALASAACAFAPTAAALIAARLVQGAGSGLVAPQVLSIIQTAVPTGRRAHALGLYGATMGVASLAGPLLGGLLLGADLLGLGWRTVFLANVPVALAALAGARALPRSRPAPGLRIDAVGAILATAGFGMLILPLALGPNAGWPPWTLVSLGGSALVLACFAASQRRGAAPLIHPAALRARTARSGILLVFVFNAGVPSFTFLLLLHLQQAAGYSALAAAALSTPFAAAAVVGSRCAPVLARRHGSRLLTASALVLAAVMAGLAPLLGTASALGAAPLLAAGGAAFGVFTASVFSLVLARTSAETTGSLSGLLPTAQQLGGSIGITLASLAYLAPAADSGGAFWHAMLYQTGVFTLTAVISLRLGRESSSPTGP
- a CDS encoding alpha/beta hydrolase — encoded protein: MPSTAAPMDTLFVLVHGAWHGAAHWGPAQRSLAALGAPSVALDLPGHGFAAPLPSGYFAANQPGMRTERSQAAGVSMDECADTVLETLRPVRGRARTVVLVAHSAGGGPASLAAERAPELVDRIVYLSAFVPAGRPRFYDYLSAPENAGALGGGLPVADPDEVGAVRINPVSTDPAYVAELRRTHYHDMPADRFDRWRTTLSPDLPMAIPSSPVTLTPQGWGRIPRTFLRCAGDRSLPTETQDLMIAEADAGFPANPFAVRTLAGSHSPFAARPGELAAALTADRSA
- a CDS encoding LysR family transcriptional regulator, with product MEARHLRYAVALADHRSFRRAAATVGIAQPPLSKQIAALEREVGARLFDRTARGVVPTAAGEAFIARARRSLAEASAAAIDAARADRGETGRLSLGFVASALLDPLPAVLSRFGTQRPDVRLVLHEMATSRSTAALVTGELDVAVGLGPPRGTGAESLVSVTIGRDHLVAVVARTHAYAGQRTVAPEQLRNQQLIVAPGEDEPAIAIGLRRLLGPDSWTLEAATVARDVHTIAGLAACGVGVGLGPSRMRLNARPDVWMCDVSPRTRLPDLTLSFRADDRSRVLEAFLDTIRADCPDVGDALDRRLDHSAPSDREPPLREAGPGKDR
- a CDS encoding TetR/AcrR family transcriptional regulator; this encodes MNSGEAKPRLRERTRRAIHREIAETGMSLFLEHGFEETTVDQIAEAAGISRRSFFRYFATKEDVVLGGLIDRGHRVRSALAERPPEEEPWIAVRASLLALRDEAWAGTEVDLRIARMLFQAPSLRARHLEKHLAWQDMLVPELTRRLRAAADIDEKRATHHAAAIIATALTCLDVATEAWVQRNGTVSLEDLWDEAVTAVRS
- a CDS encoding SDR family NAD(P)-dependent oxidoreductase encodes the protein MTIDHSSQTTLITGASSGIGADLARRLAERGTALVLVARRVERLEAVAAELRGAHGVQVETVSADLGRPGTGRDLAAEMDRRGIRVTSLINNAGIGADGAFADQDPDELETLLALNVTALVDITRAFIDRLNRAEGGYLVNIASAAAYGPIPGMAVYAASKAFVLNFTEALWWETRGSGLRTMAFSPGLTRSEFFQRIGTEGYGSDFQTPDEVARALVRALDRSRSVPSTVSRASTAVSAGLARLFNRKTTVLVTARLAGSAGLMSKRRPVGT